A stretch of Candidatus Symbiobacter mobilis CR DNA encodes these proteins:
- a CDS encoding rod shape-determining protein produces the protein MLGAFRHYFSTDLAIDLGTANTLIYTREKGIVLDEPSVVAIRHEGGPQGKKIIQAVGKDAKAMLGKVPGNIEAIRPMKDGVIADFTVTEQMLKQFIKIVHPRSIFRPGPRIIICVPCGSTQVERRAIRESALGAGASDVYLIEEPMAAAIGAGLPVAEARGSMVVDIGGGTTEVGVISLGGMVYKGSVRVGGDKFDEAIIGYIRRTYGMLIGEPTAEIIKKEIGSAFPGSEVRTMEVRGRNLSEGVPRSFKIFSNEILEALTDPINSIVSAVKNALEQTPPELGADIADRGMMLTGGGALLRDLDRLLAEETGLPVLIAEDPLTCVARGCGLALEHIEQMASIFTNE, from the coding sequence ATGCTTGGAGCGTTCCGACATTATTTTTCGACCGATTTGGCGATTGATCTGGGAACTGCCAATACGTTGATTTACACACGTGAAAAGGGGATCGTCCTGGACGAACCGTCTGTTGTCGCCATTCGCCATGAAGGCGGCCCCCAGGGCAAGAAGATCATCCAAGCCGTGGGCAAAGACGCAAAAGCCATGCTTGGCAAGGTGCCTGGCAACATCGAAGCGATTCGCCCGATGAAAGACGGGGTCATTGCCGATTTCACCGTCACGGAGCAAATGCTCAAGCAGTTCATCAAAATCGTCCACCCGCGAAGCATCTTCCGCCCGGGGCCACGCATCATCATTTGCGTGCCTTGTGGATCGACACAGGTGGAACGCCGGGCTATTCGGGAATCTGCACTGGGTGCCGGGGCCAGCGATGTGTACCTGATCGAGGAACCGATGGCGGCTGCAATCGGTGCCGGTCTGCCGGTGGCAGAGGCTCGGGGTTCGATGGTTGTAGACATCGGCGGGGGTACCACCGAAGTGGGAGTCATCTCGCTGGGAGGGATGGTGTACAAAGGCAGTGTTCGTGTTGGTGGCGACAAATTCGACGAAGCGATCATCGGTTACATCCGCCGAACCTACGGCATGCTCATTGGCGAGCCGACCGCAGAGATCATCAAGAAGGAGATCGGTTCCGCGTTTCCGGGCAGTGAGGTGCGCACCATGGAAGTGCGGGGGCGCAATTTGTCGGAAGGGGTGCCGCGCAGTTTCAAAATTTTCAGCAATGAAATTCTCGAAGCGCTGACCGATCCCATCAACAGCATCGTCTCTGCCGTCAAGAATGCCCTCGAACAGACTCCGCCCGAGCTGGGAGCGGACATTGCTGACCGGGGAATGATGCTGACGGGGGGGGGCGCTTTGTTGCGCGACCTGGATCGTCTGCTTGCAGAAGAAACGGGGCTACCCGTGCTCATTGCCGAAGATCCGCTGACCTGTGTTGCCCGGGGGTGTGGCCTGGCGTTGGAGCACATTGAGCAGATGGCTTCTATCTTCACCAACGAGTAA
- the mreC gene encoding rod shape-determining protein MreC, whose product MQAGTLGSAPSPFFKQGPPALLRLLFFGALSLLFMVGDARLGVMQPIRTAIAVVLYPVQMLLLRPVAWMHGAAQYFHTIEDARAKEAAARHRSNLLSQRAQQVEQLILENARLRSQLGLRERLPVSAQAAQVLYDVPDPYARKLVIDKGGLVGVVQGSPVLDENGVLGQVTRVYPMSSEVTLLIDKNQAIPVLNVRSGVRGLAFGDGIPGRGTLELRFLQTNVDMAPGDLLTTSGIDGVYPPGLSVARVLAVDRVSDSAFARISCLPVARMASTVHVLVLQPLLAQASTAEAVAPPQAASH is encoded by the coding sequence ATGCAGGCTGGCACGCTGGGAAGTGCTCCATCCCCATTCTTCAAGCAGGGCCCTCCGGCGCTGTTGAGGCTATTGTTTTTTGGCGCCTTGTCGTTGTTGTTCATGGTGGGTGACGCCCGTTTGGGTGTCATGCAACCGATCCGCACTGCCATTGCGGTGGTTCTCTATCCCGTGCAGATGCTGCTGCTGCGTCCAGTGGCATGGATGCATGGTGCGGCACAGTACTTTCATACCATTGAAGATGCGCGCGCCAAAGAGGCTGCTGCGCGGCACCGCTCGAATCTGCTTTCGCAGCGTGCGCAGCAAGTAGAGCAACTCATTCTCGAAAACGCACGATTGCGGTCCCAGCTCGGGCTTCGGGAACGTCTGCCTGTTTCGGCACAAGCGGCGCAGGTGTTGTACGACGTCCCCGACCCCTATGCCCGCAAGCTCGTCATCGACAAAGGGGGGCTTGTCGGCGTGGTGCAGGGTTCGCCTGTGCTGGATGAAAACGGTGTGTTAGGCCAAGTCACCCGTGTGTATCCCATGTCCAGCGAAGTCACCTTGCTGATTGACAAGAATCAAGCGATTCCTGTATTGAATGTCCGCTCCGGCGTGCGTGGACTGGCTTTCGGGGACGGCATTCCGGGACGGGGTACGCTGGAATTGCGATTCCTCCAAACCAATGTCGATATGGCCCCAGGGGATTTGCTGACGACTAGCGGCATTGATGGGGTCTATCCACCGGGGTTGTCGGTAGCGCGGGTATTGGCCGTCGATCGCGTCAGCGATTCGGCCTTTGCCCGGATTTCTTGTTTGCCTGTGGCACGCATGGCGTCCACAGTCCATGTACTTGTGCTGCAACCCTTGCTTGCCCAGGCATCGACTGCCGAGGCCGTGGCGCCGCCGCAAGCTGCTTCGCACTGA
- the mreD gene encoding rod shape-determining protein MreD, whose protein sequence is MVMRRGKPLLLPAQPRFIWSSLVVALILGILLPTLVPNRAVWVPDVLSVVLVFWMLHQPDRVGLGMAFALGLIRDVHCGSVLGEQALAYTLLGFFALQMRRRLEWFGLWEQAVQVFPLFLLGHGVVLILEMAISEKIPNGSMLLAPVLEAMLWPVVTLLLLFPQTQSADPDGTL, encoded by the coding sequence ATGGTGATGCGCCGTGGAAAGCCGTTGCTGCTTCCCGCGCAACCCCGGTTCATTTGGAGTAGCCTGGTGGTGGCGTTAATCTTGGGCATTCTGCTGCCGACGCTGGTGCCGAATCGTGCAGTGTGGGTTCCGGACGTGCTCTCGGTCGTGCTCGTGTTTTGGATGCTGCACCAGCCAGACCGGGTTGGACTGGGTATGGCTTTCGCGTTGGGACTCATCCGGGATGTGCATTGCGGTAGCGTGCTTGGCGAGCAAGCGTTGGCGTATACGTTGCTCGGTTTTTTTGCATTGCAAATGCGGCGCAGACTCGAATGGTTCGGTTTGTGGGAGCAAGCAGTGCAGGTTTTCCCCTTGTTCCTGTTGGGACATGGGGTCGTGCTGATTTTGGAAATGGCGATCTCGGAAAAGATCCCCAACGGGTCGATGTTGCTGGCGCCCGTGCTGGAAGCCATGCTCTGGCCTGTGGTCACGTTGTTGTTGCTATTCCCCCAGACGCAGTCCGCAGATCCGGATGGGACGTTGTGA
- the mrdA gene encoding penicillin-binding protein 2, whose translation MTVFRNIQQEIAQFRLRVLVAAVLVLLCFALVLGRLVFLQVIRHAELREQAESNRTAIVPIVPNRGLILDRNGLVLANNYSAYMLEITPSKVQDLDSTIDGLAKVLEVTPWDRRRFKKLCEEARNFGSIPLRSRLSDAEVARFAVERYRFPGVDIKARLFRHYPQGTLASHVVGYIGRINVEEQEKIEESEDPANYRGTQYIGKLGIEQSYEALLHGTTGIDAMETSAAGRAVRRLASQSAKPGDTVRLSIDITLQKLVEDLYGDRRGALVAIDPRNGEVLAFVSKPTFDPNLFVEGIDQDNWQLLNGSPDKPLLNRALRGTYPPGSTYKPFMALAALSTGARSASTVIHDPGYYVFGGHRFGSPENERGGMMNMHRAIVESSNAYFYSLANEMGVDAIHDFMQSLGLGQITGIDLPGEVRGILPSQAWKRSYYRRAPLQKWYAGETISLGIGQGYNSFTMLQLALATATIANHGLRNTPRLVLSVQDTSTDAEVPLTKQPPVNLGLRREHLEVVRNAMVGVTTEGTSARVFAGAGYVSGGKTGTAQAVSLGKNERYNAARMAERQRDHSLYIAFAPAHAPTIALAAIVENAGFGAAAAAPIARRVFDYWLLHQLPNEEDMAAVRKGQALAPLQAPRMAIPDPSSPPSLPASATTVALQP comes from the coding sequence ATGACCGTTTTTCGCAACATTCAGCAAGAAATCGCCCAGTTCCGATTGCGGGTGTTGGTCGCAGCGGTATTGGTGTTGTTGTGCTTTGCCTTGGTGCTGGGGCGGCTCGTTTTTCTACAGGTGATTCGCCATGCAGAATTGCGTGAGCAGGCCGAAAGCAATCGCACTGCCATCGTCCCCATCGTTCCCAATAGGGGGCTGATCCTGGATCGCAATGGCCTGGTGCTGGCCAACAATTATTCGGCCTACATGCTTGAAATTACCCCGTCGAAAGTCCAGGACCTCGACAGCACCATTGATGGGCTTGCGAAGGTTCTGGAAGTGACACCCTGGGATCGTCGGCGTTTCAAAAAACTCTGTGAAGAAGCCAGAAATTTTGGTTCGATCCCGTTGCGCAGCAGATTGAGTGACGCCGAAGTGGCACGTTTCGCAGTGGAGCGGTACCGATTCCCTGGAGTGGATATCAAAGCACGTCTCTTTCGGCACTATCCCCAGGGCACGTTGGCAAGCCACGTCGTGGGGTACATCGGCAGGATCAATGTGGAAGAGCAGGAGAAGATCGAAGAATCCGAAGATCCTGCCAATTACCGGGGAACGCAGTACATCGGGAAGCTGGGCATCGAGCAAAGCTACGAAGCTTTGCTACACGGTACGACGGGGATCGATGCCATGGAAACCTCAGCCGCTGGGCGGGCCGTGCGTCGATTGGCCAGCCAGAGCGCCAAGCCGGGTGATACGGTTCGGTTATCTATCGATATCACCTTGCAAAAGCTCGTAGAAGACTTGTACGGTGACCGCAGGGGCGCGCTCGTTGCCATCGATCCTCGCAATGGGGAGGTATTGGCATTCGTGAGCAAACCAACCTTCGATCCCAACCTGTTTGTGGAGGGCATCGATCAGGACAATTGGCAACTGCTCAATGGATCTCCGGACAAGCCCTTGCTCAATCGGGCGTTGCGGGGAACGTATCCACCGGGGTCTACGTACAAGCCGTTCATGGCTTTGGCTGCGTTATCGACGGGAGCCCGTTCTGCATCGACCGTGATTCATGATCCTGGGTACTACGTTTTTGGTGGCCACCGTTTTGGCAGCCCGGAAAACGAGCGTGGAGGCATGATGAACATGCATCGTGCCATCGTCGAGTCCAGCAACGCCTACTTTTATTCCTTGGCCAATGAGATGGGTGTCGATGCCATCCATGATTTCATGCAGTCGTTGGGGTTGGGGCAGATCACGGGAATCGACCTTCCGGGGGAGGTGCGGGGCATCTTGCCAAGCCAAGCTTGGAAGCGCAGTTACTACCGCCGCGCACCATTGCAAAAGTGGTATGCGGGAGAGACGATTTCTTTGGGGATCGGGCAGGGATACAACAGCTTCACGATGCTGCAGCTCGCGCTGGCAACGGCCACCATTGCGAATCATGGTCTTCGCAATACGCCACGACTGGTTCTTTCCGTCCAGGATACAAGTACGGATGCCGAAGTCCCGTTGACAAAACAGCCTCCTGTCAATCTGGGATTGCGCCGGGAACATCTGGAAGTCGTCCGCAATGCGATGGTGGGCGTGACGACCGAAGGTACTTCGGCGCGGGTTTTTGCTGGCGCGGGCTATGTGAGTGGCGGCAAAACGGGTACGGCGCAAGCCGTTTCCTTGGGCAAGAACGAGCGCTACAACGCTGCGCGCATGGCAGAACGACAACGAGACCATTCGCTCTATATCGCTTTTGCACCGGCGCACGCACCAACGATTGCCTTGGCTGCCATCGTCGAAAACGCTGGCTTTGGCGCAGCGGCGGCTGCACCCATTGCGCGCCGGGTTTTCGACTACTGGCTCTTGCACCAGTTACCCAATGAAGAAGATATGGCTGCCGTGCGAAAAGGGCAGGCATTGGCTCCGCTACAGGCACCGCGCATGGCGATTCCTGACCCATCGTCTCCTCCGTCGCTGCCCGCCAGTGCCACCACGGTAGCCTTGCAACCATGA
- a CDS encoding creatininase family protein produces the protein MTTASRYWADWSTRDFAELGRSGHAASTIAVLPIAAVEQHGPHLPLQVDARIVEGIIAQAVPLLPASLRVLFLPVQAIGLSTEHACFPGTLRLRAETVLRLWTELGESVAACGIRKLLFFNGHGGNVGPMDVVARDLRLRCGLCVYRANWFDLPWLDATGEEVRSRCTSRELRYGVHAGEIETSLMLALAPEWVAMEWAQDFHSSAEERNERFPILGGCGAKRTWLAQDLHSSGAVGNAAAATAELGHTILQAAAHSLVRLLAEWDRLDAVDIAAQSAP, from the coding sequence ATGACCACTGCTTCGCGCTATTGGGCAGACTGGAGCACCCGGGACTTTGCGGAGCTGGGTCGATCGGGCCATGCCGCCAGCACCATTGCGGTGCTTCCGATCGCAGCGGTAGAGCAGCACGGGCCACATCTGCCATTGCAAGTCGATGCACGTATCGTGGAGGGAATCATCGCGCAGGCCGTGCCCTTGTTGCCTGCCTCGCTTAGGGTGCTGTTCCTTCCGGTACAAGCGATTGGGCTGAGTACCGAGCACGCATGTTTCCCCGGGACGTTGCGCTTGCGGGCCGAAACAGTGTTGCGTCTGTGGACCGAATTGGGGGAATCGGTTGCAGCATGTGGGATACGCAAATTGCTGTTTTTCAATGGACACGGGGGCAACGTGGGGCCGATGGATGTCGTCGCCCGTGACTTGCGGTTGCGTTGCGGGTTGTGCGTGTACAGAGCAAACTGGTTCGACTTGCCATGGCTGGATGCAACGGGCGAAGAAGTACGCTCGCGTTGCACGAGCCGGGAGTTGCGCTATGGCGTCCATGCCGGAGAAATCGAAACTTCCCTGATGCTGGCCTTGGCCCCGGAGTGGGTGGCGATGGAGTGGGCACAGGATTTCCATTCCTCTGCCGAAGAACGCAATGAACGGTTCCCGATCCTTGGGGGATGTGGGGCCAAACGCACATGGCTTGCGCAAGATTTGCATTCGAGTGGTGCGGTGGGCAATGCCGCTGCTGCGACTGCCGAGCTCGGACACACCATCTTGCAAGCTGCCGCGCATTCCTTGGTGCGGTTGCTGGCCGAGTGGGATCGACTCGACGCTGTTGACATTGCAGCGCAATCAGCCCCGTGA
- the greB gene encoding transcription elongation factor GreB translates to MSKAFTKEQTDTDHADDDSSTPALPAGTKNYITPAGFAALQNELHNLVDIERPSVVETVHWAASNGDRSENGDYLYGKKRLREIDRRIRFLVKRLENAAVCDPALHHGKTQIFFGATVTYASANGVPRTVRIVGIDEADSSRGDVSWISPIARTLIKADEGDRLRLSTPAGIEEIEVITVRYPAPQEGAMAHNSRG, encoded by the coding sequence ATGAGCAAGGCTTTCACCAAAGAGCAAACCGACACTGACCACGCAGACGATGACAGTTCCACGCCTGCGCTGCCGGCGGGAACCAAGAACTACATCACCCCCGCAGGCTTTGCTGCTCTGCAAAATGAGTTGCACAACCTGGTCGATATCGAACGTCCGAGCGTGGTAGAGACCGTCCATTGGGCGGCAAGCAATGGTGACCGCTCTGAAAACGGGGATTACCTGTATGGCAAAAAACGACTGCGGGAAATCGACCGCCGCATTCGTTTTCTCGTCAAAAGACTGGAAAACGCCGCCGTCTGTGACCCCGCGCTACACCACGGCAAGACGCAGATTTTTTTTGGGGCCACTGTCACCTATGCCAGCGCCAACGGGGTGCCCCGCACTGTACGGATCGTAGGCATCGACGAAGCGGATAGTTCTCGTGGGGATGTGAGCTGGATTTCCCCGATCGCACGCACCTTGATCAAGGCTGATGAGGGCGACAGACTGCGGCTATCCACGCCTGCGGGTATCGAAGAAATCGAGGTGATCACCGTACGCTACCCTGCGCCCCAAGAAGGAGCCATGGCACACAACTCACGGGGCTGA
- the rpsL gene encoding 30S ribosomal protein S12, whose translation MPTINQLIRHGRTVERVKSKSPAMEESPQRRGVCTRVYTTTPKKPNSALRKVAKVRLTNGFEVISYIGGEGHNLQEHSVVLVRGGRVKDLPGVRYHIVRGSLDLQGVKDRKQARSKYGSKRPKAK comes from the coding sequence GTGCCAACCATCAATCAGCTAATTCGTCATGGGCGTACGGTAGAGCGGGTGAAGTCCAAAAGCCCCGCGATGGAAGAGTCTCCGCAGCGACGTGGTGTATGCACTCGCGTCTATACCACCACTCCCAAGAAGCCCAATTCGGCTTTGCGCAAGGTAGCCAAGGTGCGTCTCACCAACGGGTTCGAGGTCATTTCCTATATCGGAGGCGAAGGGCATAACCTGCAGGAACACAGCGTGGTCCTCGTGCGTGGTGGTCGGGTGAAGGATCTGCCCGGTGTGCGTTATCACATCGTGCGGGGGTCTTTGGATCTGCAAGGGGTCAAAGATCGCAAACAGGCCCGCTCCAAATACGGTTCCAAGCGGCCCAAAGCCAAGTAA
- the rpsG gene encoding 30S ribosomal protein S7: protein MPRRREVPKREILPDPKFGSVELSKFMNVIMEGGKKAVAERIIYGALDQIEKKQPGKDPLEAFMLAINNVKPLVEVKSRRVGGANYQVPVEVRPVRRLALSMRWLKDAARKRSEKSMALRLANELLEAAEGRGGAMKKRDEVHRMAEANKAFSHFRF, encoded by the coding sequence ATGCCTCGTCGTCGTGAAGTTCCCAAGCGGGAAATTCTTCCTGATCCCAAGTTTGGTAGTGTCGAGCTTTCCAAGTTCATGAATGTCATCATGGAAGGTGGCAAGAAAGCTGTAGCGGAAAGGATCATCTATGGCGCGCTCGATCAAATCGAAAAAAAGCAGCCTGGCAAAGATCCTTTGGAAGCGTTCATGCTGGCGATTAACAATGTCAAGCCTTTGGTGGAAGTCAAATCCCGCCGCGTAGGGGGAGCCAATTACCAGGTACCCGTCGAAGTTCGCCCAGTACGCAGGCTGGCTTTGTCGATGCGCTGGCTGAAAGATGCAGCGCGCAAACGCAGTGAAAAGTCGATGGCTTTGCGCTTGGCCAATGAGTTGTTGGAAGCTGCGGAAGGGCGCGGTGGTGCGATGAAAAAGCGCGATGAAGTACATCGCATGGCGGAAGCCAACAAAGCCTTTTCGCACTTCAGGTTCTAG
- the fusA gene encoding elongation factor G, whose protein sequence is MPRHTPIERYRNIGISAHIDAGKTTTTERILFYTGVNHKIGEVHDGAATMDWMEQEQERGITITSAATTCFWKGMDATYQEHRINIIDTPGHVDFTIEVERSMRVLDGACMVYCAVGGVQPQSETVWRQATKYKVPRLAFVNKMDRTGANFFKVYEQMRLRLKANPVPIVVPIGAEEHFAGVVDLIKMRAIYWDEASQGMRFEYRDIPADLMDLAKEWREKMVEAAAEASEDLMNKYLEEGSLTEADVKQGLRLRTIATEIQPMLCGTAFKNKGVQLMLDAVIDLLPSPVDIPPVRGIDDDGAEAFRKADDNEKFSALAFKLMTDPFVGQLTFVRVYSGVLTKGDTVFNPVRGKKERIGRIVQMHANKREEVGEIRAGDIAACVGLKDVTTGETLCDPLAPITLERMVFPEPVITQAVEPKTKTDQEKMGIALQRLAQEDPSFRVKTDEESGQTLIAGMGELHLEIIVDRMKREFGVDANVGKPQVAYRETVRKTVEDAEGKFVRQSGGKGQYGHVVFKIEPNEPGKGIEFIDAIKGGVVPREYIPAVEKGVNEAVMQGVLAGYPVVDVKVTLHFGSYHEVDSSELAFKMAAIFGFKEGCRKANPVILEPMMAVEVETPEDYAGNVMGDLSSRRGMVQGMEDMAGGGKAIRAEVPLSEMFGYSTTLRSMSQGRASYTMEFKHYLEAPRNVSEAIVAARSSK, encoded by the coding sequence ATGCCTCGTCATACTCCTATCGAGCGCTACCGCAATATCGGTATTTCTGCGCATATTGATGCCGGCAAAACCACCACGACCGAGCGCATCCTTTTTTATACCGGCGTCAACCACAAGATCGGTGAAGTGCATGACGGCGCAGCCACCATGGATTGGATGGAGCAAGAGCAGGAGCGCGGTATCACCATTACCTCTGCCGCGACGACTTGCTTTTGGAAGGGCATGGATGCGACGTACCAAGAGCATCGCATCAACATCATCGATACCCCTGGTCACGTCGATTTCACCATCGAGGTAGAGCGTTCGATGCGTGTACTCGATGGTGCTTGCATGGTCTATTGCGCCGTGGGTGGGGTGCAGCCGCAGTCTGAAACCGTTTGGCGCCAAGCCACCAAGTACAAGGTTCCCCGTTTGGCATTTGTCAACAAAATGGATCGAACGGGTGCCAACTTTTTCAAGGTCTACGAGCAGATGCGCCTGCGCTTGAAGGCGAATCCCGTGCCTATCGTGGTGCCGATCGGGGCGGAAGAGCACTTTGCCGGTGTGGTCGATCTCATCAAGATGCGTGCTATTTATTGGGATGAAGCATCCCAGGGGATGCGTTTCGAGTACCGCGATATTCCTGCGGATCTTATGGACCTGGCCAAGGAATGGCGCGAAAAAATGGTGGAAGCTGCTGCGGAAGCTTCGGAAGATCTCATGAACAAGTACCTGGAAGAGGGGAGCTTGACCGAAGCGGATGTCAAGCAGGGCTTGCGTTTGCGCACGATTGCAACGGAAATTCAGCCCATGCTGTGTGGTACGGCTTTCAAAAACAAGGGTGTGCAGCTCATGCTTGATGCCGTCATCGACCTGCTGCCTTCCCCGGTAGATATTCCGCCGGTGCGAGGGATCGACGACGATGGTGCCGAAGCCTTCCGCAAAGCCGACGACAACGAGAAGTTCTCTGCGTTGGCGTTCAAGCTGATGACTGATCCTTTCGTGGGGCAATTGACGTTTGTGCGTGTGTACTCTGGCGTACTGACCAAAGGGGACACGGTATTCAACCCCGTGCGTGGCAAAAAGGAACGGATTGGCCGTATCGTGCAAATGCACGCCAACAAGAGGGAAGAGGTCGGGGAAATTCGTGCTGGAGATATCGCCGCGTGCGTGGGACTGAAAGATGTCACGACTGGCGAAACCTTGTGTGACCCTCTTGCGCCGATCACCTTGGAGCGGATGGTTTTCCCTGAACCAGTCATTACCCAGGCAGTGGAGCCCAAAACCAAGACCGACCAGGAAAAAATGGGGATTGCCTTGCAACGCTTGGCGCAGGAGGATCCGTCATTCCGTGTCAAAACCGACGAAGAATCCGGGCAGACCCTGATTGCAGGAATGGGGGAATTGCATCTGGAAATCATCGTAGATCGCATGAAACGCGAGTTTGGCGTCGATGCCAACGTTGGCAAGCCTCAGGTGGCGTACCGGGAAACGGTGCGCAAGACTGTGGAAGATGCAGAGGGCAAATTTGTTCGCCAGTCTGGTGGTAAGGGCCAGTATGGCCACGTTGTTTTCAAGATCGAGCCCAACGAGCCGGGCAAGGGGATTGAATTCATTGATGCCATCAAGGGCGGGGTCGTCCCCCGTGAGTACATCCCGGCGGTAGAGAAGGGTGTGAATGAAGCGGTCATGCAAGGGGTTCTTGCTGGCTACCCGGTAGTCGATGTCAAGGTGACGTTGCACTTTGGTTCGTACCACGAAGTCGATTCCAGCGAACTCGCCTTCAAGATGGCGGCCATCTTCGGTTTCAAGGAAGGCTGCCGCAAGGCCAATCCGGTCATTCTGGAGCCGATGATGGCTGTGGAGGTCGAGACTCCGGAAGACTACGCCGGCAATGTCATGGGTGACTTGTCGTCACGCCGTGGCATGGTGCAGGGGATGGAAGATATGGCTGGTGGTGGCAAAGCGATCCGTGCTGAAGTGCCCCTGTCGGAAATGTTCGGGTATTCAACGACATTGCGGTCGATGTCGCAAGGGCGTGCGTCGTACACGATGGAATTCAAGCACTACCTCGAAGCGCCACGCAATGTCTCCGAGGCGATCGTTGCAGCACGATCCTCCAAGTAG
- the tuf gene encoding elongation factor Tu, whose translation MAKEKFARTKPHVNVGTIGHVDHGKTTLTAAITSVLAAKYGGLAKAYDQIDAAPEEKARGITINTAHVEYETAGRHYAHVDCPGHADYVKNMITGAAQMDGAILVCSAADGPMPQTREHILLARQVGVPYIVVYLNKCDMVDDPELLELVEMELRELLDKYDFPGDKTPIIHGSAKMAMEGDKSELGEGSIMKLAEALDSYIPTPERAIDGTFLMPVEDVFSISGRGTVVTGRVERGIIKVGEEIEIVGIHDTQKTTCTGVEMFRKLLDQGQAGDNVGVLLRGTKREDVQRGQVLCKPGSIKPHTHFVGEVYVLSKDEGGRHTPFFSNYRPQFYFRTTDVTGAIELPEGKEMVMPGDNVTITVKLIAPIAMEEGLRFAIREGGKTVGAGVVTKIIA comes from the coding sequence ATGGCCAAGGAAAAATTTGCACGCACCAAGCCCCACGTGAATGTGGGAACGATCGGACACGTGGATCATGGGAAGACGACGCTGACGGCGGCGATTACGTCTGTGCTGGCGGCGAAGTACGGTGGTTTGGCGAAGGCATACGACCAGATCGATGCCGCGCCGGAAGAAAAGGCGCGGGGGATCACGATCAACACGGCGCACGTGGAATACGAGACGGCTGGACGGCACTACGCGCACGTGGATTGCCCCGGGCACGCGGACTACGTGAAGAACATGATCACGGGTGCTGCGCAGATGGACGGAGCGATTCTGGTGTGTTCCGCAGCAGACGGCCCGATGCCGCAGACACGCGAGCACATTTTGTTGGCGCGTCAGGTGGGAGTGCCGTACATCGTGGTGTACCTGAACAAGTGCGACATGGTCGACGATCCCGAGTTGCTCGAACTGGTCGAGATGGAGTTGCGGGAACTGCTGGACAAATACGACTTTCCTGGCGACAAGACGCCGATCATCCATGGTTCGGCGAAGATGGCGATGGAAGGAGACAAGAGCGAGCTGGGTGAAGGGTCGATCATGAAGCTGGCTGAGGCTCTCGACAGCTACATCCCGACGCCGGAGCGTGCGATAGATGGGACGTTCCTGATGCCGGTGGAAGATGTATTTTCGATTTCCGGACGTGGAACGGTGGTGACGGGTCGCGTGGAGCGCGGGATCATCAAGGTGGGGGAAGAAATCGAGATCGTGGGGATTCACGACACGCAGAAGACGACATGCACCGGGGTGGAAATGTTCCGCAAGCTGCTCGACCAGGGGCAGGCCGGGGACAACGTGGGCGTGCTATTGCGTGGGACGAAGCGGGAAGATGTGCAGCGTGGACAAGTGCTGTGCAAGCCCGGGAGCATCAAGCCCCATACGCATTTTGTGGGAGAGGTGTACGTGCTGTCGAAGGACGAAGGCGGGCGGCACACGCCGTTTTTCAGCAACTACCGTCCGCAGTTTTATTTCCGGACGACGGACGTGACGGGCGCGATTGAATTGCCGGAAGGCAAGGAGATGGTGATGCCTGGGGACAACGTGACGATCACGGTGAAGCTGATTGCGCCGATTGCGATGGAAGAGGGGTTGCGGTTTGCCATTCGTGAAGGGGGCAAGACCGTGGGTGCTGGGGTGGTAACGAAGATCATTGCGTAA
- the rpsJ gene encoding 30S ribosomal protein S10, whose protein sequence is MANKQRIRIRLKAFDYKLIDQSAQEIVETAKRTGAIVRGPVPLPTRMRRFDILRSPHVNKTSRDQFEIRTHQRLMDIVDPTDKTVDALMKLDLAAGVDVEIKLQ, encoded by the coding sequence GTGGCAAACAAACAGAGAATTCGTATCCGCCTCAAGGCCTTCGATTACAAGCTGATCGATCAATCAGCGCAGGAAATCGTCGAAACGGCGAAAAGAACTGGCGCTATCGTTCGAGGGCCTGTGCCCTTGCCTACCAGAATGCGACGGTTCGATATCTTGCGCTCCCCCCACGTCAACAAGACCAGTCGGGATCAGTTCGAGATTCGCACGCACCAGCGGCTCATGGATATCGTCGATCCGACGGATAAGACCGTGGATGCGCTGATGAAGCTGGATCTGGCTGCTGGGGTGGACGTGGAGATCAAGCTTCAGTAA